In Bacteroidia bacterium, a genomic segment contains:
- a CDS encoding TetR/AcrR family transcriptional regulator, translated as MEIRDRILARATQLFLQKGVKSISMDEIAADLGISKKTIYLSFANKAALVYEISTEYFRQEKMMMEEISEKAHNALDELSKVVNWSLRFFQNVHPSVVYDIQKYYPQAWALFEEYKISFVLDKLKENLVWGISEGYYRQEINVEMVARMRLSQIDACLDPQYFPPGKFDFMELQIQMLEVFMNGIVTDKGRAFLRQSSKSDSPDQPNSPLTNQ; from the coding sequence ATGGAAATCCGGGATAGAATTCTGGCGCGGGCCACACAATTATTTCTGCAAAAAGGCGTAAAAAGCATCTCCATGGACGAGATCGCTGCCGACCTCGGTATTTCTAAAAAAACCATCTATCTCTCCTTTGCCAATAAAGCTGCGCTCGTTTACGAAATCAGCACAGAGTACTTCCGTCAGGAAAAAATGATGATGGAAGAAATATCTGAAAAAGCGCACAACGCCCTCGATGAGCTGTCAAAGGTCGTCAATTGGTCGCTCCGGTTTTTCCAAAACGTTCACCCGAGTGTCGTATATGATATTCAAAAATATTACCCTCAGGCATGGGCACTGTTTGAAGAATACAAAATCAGTTTTGTGCTTGACAAACTGAAAGAAAACCTGGTCTGGGGCATTTCAGAAGGTTATTACCGCCAGGAAATCAACGTCGAAATGGTTGCCAGAATGCGCCTTTCACAGATTGATGCTTGTCTGGATCCGCAGTATTTCCCTCCGGGAAAATTTGACTTCATGGAACTTCAGATACAGATGCTGGAAGTGTTTATGAATGGCATTGTAACTGATAAAGGCCGGGCATTTCTCCGCCAATCTTCCAAAAGTGATAGTCCTGATCAACCGAATTCACCACTTACCAATCAATAA
- a CDS encoding TolC family protein produces MKRIITYGCLSVFLLASPGLIAQELTYNLEECISYAIENSKTIQNARFDEYIAKARVKEILSLGYPQISGGADLQYFIELPTSILPGIFNPETDPVTGEPVIDPNTGQPVPGPPVPLQFGFPWNANVGVSANQLIADGTYFIGLKASRTFVELSEKNTDRTKEEIAYAVSKAYFQALITEEQMNLLDANLSRVEKLFEETRALNAEGFVEKIDVDRLEINYTNLKLEKARIARFAEMSLNLLKFQMGLPIQTTLSLAGTPEDLKPESIPDLMPADFQAENRIEYSILQTQHALENYNLRRYRAGYIPSLYAFGSYKWNAQRNEFNLFSGNEKWYPISVVGLQLNVPIFDGFQKRQQVQQSAMAIKKIENNFEMLKQSVALEVSNAHGNLMNAFQTLETSQRNKELAKRVYEVSQIKYREGVGSSLEVNEAESQLKQTESAYLNGLFEFFMAKIDLQKARGEFSRYHQE; encoded by the coding sequence ATGAAACGTATTATTACGTATGGCTGTTTGTCCGTTTTTTTACTTGCTTCTCCTGGCCTGATCGCTCAGGAGCTGACGTACAACCTGGAAGAATGTATTTCTTATGCCATAGAAAACAGCAAAACAATCCAAAATGCGCGTTTCGACGAGTATATTGCCAAAGCCCGTGTAAAGGAAATCCTTTCTCTGGGCTACCCACAGATCAGTGGAGGAGCTGATTTACAATACTTTATCGAACTTCCCACATCCATTCTTCCGGGAATTTTTAATCCGGAAACCGATCCTGTAACCGGCGAGCCTGTGATTGACCCCAATACCGGACAGCCTGTACCCGGACCGCCTGTTCCGCTTCAGTTTGGTTTTCCATGGAATGCCAATGTGGGGGTTAGTGCCAATCAGCTGATTGCAGACGGTACTTATTTTATCGGCCTGAAAGCCTCCCGTACTTTTGTCGAGTTGTCAGAAAAAAACACTGACAGGACAAAGGAAGAAATCGCCTATGCCGTAAGCAAAGCTTATTTTCAGGCGCTCATTACGGAAGAGCAAATGAATCTTCTGGATGCAAATCTCAGTCGGGTTGAAAAGCTATTCGAAGAAACCCGCGCACTGAATGCGGAAGGCTTTGTTGAGAAGATCGATGTGGATCGTCTTGAGATCAATTATACCAATCTGAAGCTCGAAAAAGCAAGAATCGCGCGATTTGCTGAGATGAGCCTGAACCTGCTCAAATTTCAGATGGGACTCCCGATCCAAACCACACTTTCGCTGGCCGGAACCCCCGAAGATCTCAAACCGGAGTCCATTCCGGACCTCATGCCCGCAGACTTTCAGGCTGAAAATCGAATAGAATATTCCATTCTACAGACACAACATGCATTGGAAAACTACAACCTTCGCAGATACCGCGCCGGTTATATTCCCAGTCTTTACGCATTTGGCTCTTATAAGTGGAATGCTCAGCGAAACGAGTTTAATCTTTTCAGCGGAAATGAAAAATGGTATCCGATCAGTGTTGTGGGCCTTCAACTGAATGTGCCGATTTTTGATGGATTCCAGAAACGGCAGCAGGTACAACAGTCTGCGATGGCAATCAAAAAGATTGAAAATAACTTTGAAATGCTTAAGCAGTCCGTCGCACTGGAAGTCAGCAACGCACATGGCAACTTAATGAATGCATTTCAGACATTGGAGACCAGCCAGCGAAATAAAGAATTGGCCAAAAGAGTGTACGAAGTCAGCCAGATTAAATACAGAGAAGGAGTCGGCTCAAGTCTTGAAGTCAACGAAGCAGAAAGCCAGTTGAAACAAACTGAGTCGGCGTATCTCAATGGCCTTTTTGAATTTTTTATGGCAAAAATCGACCTGCAGAAAGCCAGAGGCGAATTTTCCCGCTATCACCAGGAATAA